The Thioalkalivibrio thiocyanodenitrificans ARhD 1 genome window below encodes:
- a CDS encoding ABC transporter ATP-binding protein, whose amino-acid sequence MPLTTPRRILDLLTPAERRRGYLLLGMILMMAFLEVLGVASILPFLAVLANMELVHTNAYLSAAYELLGFRDPERFLFFLGVLVFVFFVVSTLFKALTHYAIARYANMREYALSMRLTAGYLNQPYEWYLDRHSADLGKMVLSEVGQVVQGGLMPMLHVIAHGTVVLAILMLLVVVDPGLATVVALGLGGAYVAIYMLLRRYLGHLGADRVKANQERFRVVQETFGGVKEIKLSGTEGRMLARFQRPARRFATRQAAAQVARRVPRFGLEVVVFGGMLAVVLYLMAGEGGLQQALPVIALYAFAGYRLIPALQTVYGDLANLRFAEAAVEALHRDLTGLAPGPGAAGDGEGAEPLRVHRAVRLEGVTYTYPGADSPVLRDLGLEIPAQHTVGLVGATGSGKTTAVDVILGLLRPRTGRVLVDDEPLGADNLRAWQRNLGYVPQRIYLADDTVAANIAFGRAHDEIDLSAVEQAARVANLHDFVVSELPDGYETRIGERGIRLSGGQCQRIGIARALYRDPQVLIMDEATSALDNLTEFAVMEAVHNLGRRKTIILIAHRLSTVRECDRIYLLDKGRVIGQGSYDELIESSERFRAMAAVR is encoded by the coding sequence GTGCCCCTGACCACACCGCGACGCATCCTTGACCTGCTGACCCCCGCCGAGCGGCGCCGGGGCTATCTGCTGTTGGGGATGATCCTCATGATGGCGTTCCTGGAGGTGCTGGGCGTGGCCTCCATCCTGCCGTTCCTGGCCGTCCTGGCCAACATGGAGCTGGTGCACACCAACGCCTATCTGTCCGCGGCGTATGAACTGCTCGGCTTCCGGGACCCGGAGCGGTTCCTCTTCTTTCTGGGCGTACTCGTATTCGTCTTCTTCGTGGTCTCCACCCTGTTCAAGGCGCTGACGCACTACGCCATCGCGCGCTACGCCAACATGCGTGAGTACGCCCTCAGCATGCGGCTGACGGCCGGGTACCTCAATCAGCCCTATGAATGGTACCTGGATCGCCACAGCGCCGATCTCGGCAAGATGGTGCTGTCGGAGGTCGGTCAGGTGGTGCAGGGGGGGCTGATGCCGATGCTGCACGTCATCGCCCACGGCACCGTGGTCCTGGCCATTCTCATGCTGCTGGTGGTGGTGGACCCCGGGCTGGCCACCGTGGTGGCCCTGGGGCTCGGTGGCGCCTATGTCGCGATCTACATGCTCCTGCGCCGCTATCTGGGCCACCTGGGCGCGGACCGGGTCAAGGCCAACCAGGAGCGGTTCCGGGTGGTCCAGGAGACCTTCGGCGGGGTGAAGGAGATCAAGCTTTCGGGAACGGAAGGCCGGATGCTGGCACGCTTCCAGCGCCCGGCAAGGCGGTTCGCGACGCGCCAGGCGGCGGCCCAGGTGGCCCGCCGGGTCCCCCGGTTCGGTCTCGAGGTGGTGGTTTTCGGCGGCATGCTGGCGGTCGTGCTGTACCTGATGGCGGGGGAGGGCGGCCTGCAGCAGGCCCTGCCCGTCATCGCCCTGTACGCCTTCGCGGGATACCGGCTTATTCCCGCGCTGCAGACGGTCTACGGAGACCTCGCGAACCTGAGGTTTGCCGAGGCCGCCGTAGAGGCATTGCACCGGGATCTCACCGGGCTGGCACCCGGGCCGGGCGCCGCCGGGGACGGGGAGGGCGCGGAACCGCTGCGGGTGCACCGTGCGGTGCGCCTGGAGGGAGTGACCTACACCTACCCGGGGGCCGACAGCCCCGTGCTGCGGGATCTCGGCCTGGAGATCCCCGCGCAGCATACCGTCGGACTGGTGGGCGCCACCGGGTCCGGCAAGACCACCGCCGTCGACGTGATCCTCGGCCTGCTGCGGCCCCGGACCGGGCGTGTGCTGGTGGACGATGAGCCGCTGGGCGCGGACAACCTCCGTGCCTGGCAGCGCAACCTGGGGTACGTGCCCCAGCGCATCTACCTGGCCGACGACACCGTGGCCGCGAACATCGCCTTCGGACGGGCGCACGACGAGATCGACCTGTCCGCCGTCGAACAGGCGGCCCGCGTCGCCAATCTGCACGATTTCGTGGTGTCCGAACTGCCCGACGGATACGAAACCCGCATCGGGGAGCGCGGTATCCGGTTGTCCGGCGGGCAGTGCCAGCGCATCGGCATTGCCCGGGCGCTGTACCGGGACCCCCAGGTGCTGATCATGGACGAGGCCACCAGCGCCCTGGACAACCTGACCGAGTTTGCGGTCATGGAGGCCGTGCACAACCTGGGCCGCAGGAAGACCATCATCCTCATCGCCCACCGGCTCAGCACCGTGCGGGAGTGCGATCGCATCTATCTCCTGGACAAGGGGCGGGTCATCGGGCAGGGCAGCTACGACGAACTGATCGAATCCAGCGAGCGCTTCCGCGCCATGGCCGCGGTCCGTTAG
- a CDS encoding four helix bundle protein, with translation MGRPNFQNLHVYGLSERLADAIWEIVSGWDPFPRETVGKQLVKAADSVGANIAEGSARGTYQDNRRFIRIARGSLTEVQHWLRRAYKRKLLPDRDIEPLKATIDELAPRLNAYLNSIGTDKVGGG, from the coding sequence ATGGGAAGGCCGAATTTTCAGAATCTTCATGTCTATGGACTGTCCGAACGCCTGGCCGACGCGATCTGGGAGATCGTATCCGGGTGGGACCCGTTTCCCAGGGAGACTGTAGGCAAGCAACTCGTGAAGGCGGCCGACAGCGTCGGCGCCAACATCGCCGAAGGCAGTGCCAGGGGCACATATCAGGATAACCGCCGTTTCATTCGCATCGCCCGGGGTTCCCTCACCGAAGTCCAGCACTGGCTGCGCCGGGCCTATAAACGTAAATTGCTCCCGGATCGGGATATCGAGCCCCTGAAAGCCACCATCGACGAACTGGCCCCCAGACTCAACGCATACCTGAACTCCATAGGGACAGATAAGGTTGGTGGTGGGTGA
- a CDS encoding phosphohexomutase domain-containing protein: MSQTLPCFKAYDIRGRIPDELNPELAYRIGRAYARVIGPSGPVAVGQDMRLTSPELAEAVIRGLNDAGVDTRSLGLCGTEIVYHAASLPGMGGGIMVTASHNPIDYNGMKLVREEAIPISGDSGLREIEQLVRKGEFPDATDRGRDEPLDVIAGYVRRVLSLVDVAALQPLHLVVDAGNGAAGPVFDAIAEHLPFQVTRIHHEPDGRFPNGIPNPLLPENRAVTANAVRECGADMGIAWDGDFDRCFLFDADGRFIEGYYLVGLLAEVMLAKYPGAKIIHDPRLTWNTIEQVTAAGGIPVMSKTGHAFIKERMRLEDAVYGGEMSAHHYFRDFAYCDSGMIPWLLITERMCASADSAEGGKPRPLADLVDARMAAYPCSGEINFHVDSVRDTIARIESRYQSESPAVDRTDGLSMEFDTWRFNLRGSNTEPVIRLNVETRRDADLLKSKTIEIRDLIVGSR; the protein is encoded by the coding sequence ATGTCACAGACCCTGCCCTGTTTCAAAGCCTACGACATCCGGGGTCGTATCCCGGACGAACTCAATCCGGAGCTGGCCTACCGCATCGGCCGTGCCTATGCACGGGTCATCGGACCGTCGGGCCCCGTGGCCGTAGGGCAGGACATGCGGCTCACCAGCCCCGAATTGGCCGAAGCCGTTATCCGGGGCCTGAACGATGCAGGCGTGGATACCCGAAGCCTCGGCCTGTGCGGTACCGAGATCGTCTATCACGCGGCCTCCCTGCCCGGCATGGGCGGAGGCATCATGGTGACCGCGAGCCACAATCCCATCGACTACAACGGCATGAAGCTGGTACGGGAAGAGGCGATCCCCATCAGCGGCGACAGTGGTCTCAGGGAAATCGAGCAGCTCGTTCGTAAGGGGGAGTTTCCGGATGCTACGGACCGTGGAAGGGATGAGCCGCTGGACGTCATTGCCGGCTACGTCCGGCGTGTGCTCTCGCTTGTCGACGTGGCGGCGCTTCAGCCTCTGCACCTTGTGGTCGACGCAGGCAACGGCGCAGCAGGCCCGGTCTTCGATGCCATTGCCGAGCATCTGCCGTTTCAGGTCACGCGCATCCACCACGAACCGGACGGCCGCTTTCCCAACGGTATCCCCAATCCGTTGCTGCCCGAGAACCGGGCGGTCACGGCGAACGCGGTTCGGGAATGCGGTGCGGATATGGGCATCGCCTGGGATGGCGACTTCGACCGCTGCTTCCTGTTCGATGCCGACGGCCGCTTCATCGAGGGCTATTATCTGGTGGGTCTGCTTGCGGAGGTCATGCTTGCCAAGTATCCGGGCGCAAAGATCATCCACGATCCCCGACTGACCTGGAACACCATCGAACAGGTCACCGCCGCGGGCGGCATCCCCGTCATGAGCAAGACAGGCCATGCCTTCATCAAGGAGCGCATGCGCCTGGAGGATGCCGTCTACGGCGGCGAGATGAGCGCACATCACTACTTCCGGGATTTCGCCTATTGCGACTCCGGCATGATTCCCTGGCTGCTCATCACCGAACGCATGTGTGCCTCCGCGGATAGTGCCGAGGGCGGAAAGCCCCGTCCCCTGGCCGACCTGGTCGACGCGCGCATGGCGGCCTATCCCTGCAGCGGAGAGATCAACTTCCACGTGGACAGTGTCCGCGACACCATCGCCCGAATCGAATCCCGCTATCAGTCCGAGTCCCCCGCCGTCGACCGCACCGACGGCCTCAGCATGGAGTTCGACACCTGGCGCTTCAACCTGCGGGGCTCCAACACGGAACCCGTCATTCGCCTGAACGTGGAAACCCGCCGCGACGCCGATCTGCTGAAATCAAAGACAATCGAGATCCGTGACCTCATTGTGGGCTCTCGGTAG
- a CDS encoding IS3 family transposase (programmed frameshift), whose protein sequence is MNKSNKFSPEVRERAVRMVQEHRGEYPSLWAVVESIAPKIGCVPQTLLEWVRRAEIDAGARPGMTTAETQRIKDLERENKELRRANEILRTASGFFRAGGARPQTEVVNAYIDQHRDAYGVEPICKVLQVAPSAYRRHAARRRNPDLRSARAKRDERLVPHIERVWEANLQVYGADKVWKQLNREGVSVARCSVERLMRRLGLQGARRGKTVRTTVADRSAPCPLDRVNRQFQAERPNQLWVSDFTYVSTWQGWLYVAFVVDVFARRIVGWRVSCTMTTDFVLDALEQALYARQPEHNDALIHHSDRGSQYVSIRYTERLSEAGIEPSVGSRGDSYDNALAETINGLYKAELIHRRGPWRSRESVELATLEWVSWFNHQRLMEPLGYIPPVEAEANYYRQLASQAVMAA, encoded by the exons ATGAACAAGTCAAACAAGTTTTCACCTGAGGTCCGTGAGCGGGCGGTGCGGATGGTCCAGGAGCACCGTGGGGAGTACCCGTCGCTGTGGGCGGTTGTGGAGTCGATAGCCCCAAAGATCGGCTGCGTGCCACAGACGCTGCTGGAGTGGGTCAGGCGAGCGGAGATTGATGCGGGTGCGCGGCCAGGCATGACCACGGCCGAGACGCAGCGCATCAAGGACCTGGAGCGCGAGAACAAGGAGTTACGGCGCGCCAATGAGATCCTGCGTACCGCCAGCG GCTTTTTTCGCGCAGGCGGAGCTCGACCGCAAACTGAAGTCGTAAACGCCTACATCGATCAGCACCGGGACGCCTATGGGGTCGAGCCGATCTGCAAAGTGTTGCAGGTTGCCCCATCGGCCTACCGGCGCCATGCGGCCCGGCGGCGCAATCCGGATCTGCGCAGTGCCCGGGCCAAGCGCGATGAGCGGCTGGTTCCACACATTGAGCGTGTCTGGGAGGCCAACCTCCAGGTCTACGGCGCCGACAAGGTCTGGAAGCAACTCAACCGCGAAGGTGTTTCCGTGGCGCGCTGTAGCGTGGAGCGGCTCATGCGCCGCCTGGGCTTGCAGGGGGCACGCCGTGGCAAGACGGTTCGCACCACCGTGGCGGACCGATCGGCGCCATGTCCGTTGGATCGGGTTAATCGGCAGTTCCAGGCCGAGCGCCCCAACCAGCTCTGGGTGTCGGACTTCACCTACGTTTCGACCTGGCAGGGATGGCTGTACGTGGCCTTCGTTGTCGACGTCTTCGCACGGCGCATCGTGGGATGGCGCGTCAGCTGCACCATGACCACGGACTTCGTGCTCGATGCCCTGGAGCAGGCGCTCTACGCTCGGCAGCCCGAGCATAACGATGCCCTGATCCATCACTCCGACCGCGGGTCGCAATACGTCAGCATTCGCTACACGGAGCGACTTTCCGAAGCCGGTATCGAGCCGTCGGTCGGCAGCCGTGGCGACAGCTACGACAATGCCTTGGCCGAGACCATCAACGGCCTGTACAAGGCGGAACTGATCCATCGCCGCGGCCCCTGGAGGTCCAGGGAGTCGGTGGAGCTGGCGACGCTGGAATGGGTGTCCTGGTTCAATCATCAGAGGTTGATGGAGCCCTTGGGGTATATTCCGCCGGTGGAAGCTGAGGCAAACTACTATCGGCAACTCGCCAGTCAGGCCGTAATGGCGGCTTGA
- a CDS encoding NAD-dependent epimerase produces MKVLITGTAGFIGNALALRLLARGDEVVGIDNLNDYYDVNLKKARLARVVGEPGFTDVRADISDRDAMEDTFAAHKPDRVVNLAAQAGVRYSIENPHAYVDTNLVGFVNILEGCRHHGVEHLVYASSSSVYGANTRMPFTAHDNVDHPMSLYAASKKANELMAHTYSSLYGLPTTGLRFFTVYGPWGRPDMALFLFTKNILAGRPIDVFNYGRHRRDFTYIDDIVEGVIRALDRIPGPNPDWSGDDPDSATSYAPYRLYNIGNNNPVELTHYIEVLEQCLGRKAEKNLLPLQPGDVPDTYADVRDLVDDTGYKPETSVEQGVANFVKWYREFYNC; encoded by the coding sequence ATGAAGGTCCTCATCACCGGCACCGCCGGTTTCATCGGCAATGCCCTGGCCCTGCGCCTCCTGGCGCGGGGCGACGAGGTGGTCGGCATCGACAACCTCAACGACTATTACGACGTCAATCTCAAGAAGGCCCGGCTCGCCCGGGTGGTTGGGGAGCCGGGCTTCACCGACGTGCGCGCCGATATCAGCGACCGCGACGCCATGGAGGACACCTTTGCCGCCCACAAGCCGGACCGGGTGGTCAACCTGGCCGCCCAGGCCGGCGTGCGCTACTCCATCGAGAATCCCCATGCCTACGTGGACACCAACCTGGTGGGATTCGTGAACATCCTGGAAGGCTGCCGCCATCACGGCGTCGAACACCTGGTCTACGCCTCGTCCAGTTCCGTCTACGGCGCCAACACCCGCATGCCGTTCACGGCGCACGACAACGTGGATCACCCCATGAGCCTCTATGCGGCCAGCAAGAAGGCCAACGAACTCATGGCCCACACCTACAGCTCCCTGTACGGGCTGCCCACCACCGGCCTGCGGTTCTTCACCGTCTACGGCCCCTGGGGGCGGCCGGACATGGCGCTGTTTCTGTTCACGAAGAACATCCTCGCCGGCAGGCCCATCGACGTCTTCAACTACGGCAGGCACCGGCGCGATTTCACCTATATCGACGACATCGTCGAGGGCGTGATCCGGGCGCTGGACCGGATCCCCGGGCCGAACCCGGACTGGTCGGGAGACGATCCCGACTCCGCCACCAGCTATGCACCGTATCGGCTCTACAACATCGGCAACAACAACCCCGTCGAGCTGACGCACTACATCGAGGTCCTGGAGCAGTGCCTGGGCAGGAAGGCCGAGAAGAACCTGCTGCCGCTCCAGCCCGGCGACGTCCCCGACACCTACGCCGACGTCCGGGACCTGGTCGACGACACGGGTTACAAGCCAGAAACCAGCGTAGAGCAGGGCGTGGCAAATTTCGTGAAATGGTATCGGGAGTTCTACAACTGCTGA
- the hepT gene encoding type VII toxin-antitoxin system HepT family RNase toxin yields the protein MIDKTAFAARLDRFREYLGLLDSIRTRLRDEFVGDPILRGAGERYLHLAMESALDIGNHIIAERGYPRPDTYAGVLAVLFDHNVLPEALYRSLDGMAAFRILLVHDYARLDHGQVYDVLCDKYPALQELYRLYAGMLSDPATD from the coding sequence ATGATCGACAAGACGGCATTTGCCGCCCGGCTGGATCGATTTCGCGAGTATCTCGGTCTGCTGGATTCCATCAGGACGCGGCTCCGGGACGAGTTTGTCGGGGACCCGATCCTGCGTGGTGCAGGCGAGCGTTACCTGCACCTCGCGATGGAGAGTGCTCTGGATATCGGCAACCATATCATCGCCGAACGCGGCTACCCGCGGCCCGACACCTACGCCGGCGTGCTTGCCGTCCTGTTCGATCACAATGTGCTGCCGGAGGCGTTGTACCGGTCTCTGGACGGCATGGCGGCGTTTCGAATCCTGCTGGTGCACGACTATGCCCGTCTCGATCATGGTCAGGTCTACGATGTGCTGTGCGACAAGTATCCCGCGTTGCAGGAGCTGTACAGGTTGTACGCCGGTATGCTGAGCGATCCGGCCACCGACTGA
- the mntA gene encoding type VII toxin-antitoxin system MntA family adenylyltransferase antitoxin, with the protein MAMTLQPNSPDLSARLRSFFQEQPRVELAWLFGSAARGTTGPLSDVDVAVRFSGPGDDDFNDRLRLHDALCRYLGSDRVDLIDLAQASPVLRFNVICDGILLKGDHSVRVPFEVRAMSEYFDTHALREPHDAALRASAGAGRT; encoded by the coding sequence ATGGCCATGACCCTCCAGCCGAACAGCCCGGATCTTTCAGCCCGACTGCGCAGCTTCTTCCAGGAGCAGCCCCGGGTGGAACTCGCCTGGCTTTTCGGTTCGGCCGCGCGTGGCACCACGGGGCCCCTCAGCGACGTGGACGTGGCCGTGCGGTTCTCCGGCCCCGGGGACGATGACTTCAACGACAGGCTCCGACTCCACGATGCCCTGTGCAGGTATCTCGGATCGGATCGTGTCGATCTGATCGACCTTGCGCAGGCCTCCCCTGTTCTCCGATTCAACGTGATCTGCGATGGCATTCTGCTCAAGGGCGACCACTCGGTGCGCGTGCCGTTCGAGGTTCGAGCCATGTCGGAGTACTTCGATACGCATGCCCTGCGTGAACCGCATGACGCGGCGCTCAGGGCCTCTGCAGGTGCTGGCCGGACATGA
- a CDS encoding nucleotide sugar dehydrogenase produces MTERVGVIGLGYVGLPVALGFARHYPDTVGFDVSERRVRTLGEGCDHTGEVTPNELAAASVRFTTDPADLQGVTFFVVTVPTPIDDNRQPDLRPVMAACETVGRALSPGAVVVFESTVYPGVTEEVCGPILARVSGLAQGRDFKLGYSPERINPGDSEHTLERIVKVVSGEDDQTLARVAEAYGRIITAGIHRAPSIKVAEAAKVIENTQRDLNIALMNELAMIFNRLGIRSRDVLAAAATKWNFLPFSPGLVGGHCIGVDPYYLTAKAKAVGYYPQVILAGRRINDGMGPYIVQHLVKMLIGQDRPVKHGRVGILGLSFKENVPDLRNSRVPDMVRELRQFGIEPMIHDPLADPDEARDEFGLELSPLEAFHDLDGLILAVTHRPYLELGARGLAAMMVDDGVFVDVKSAIGPGDMGGKLRYWSL; encoded by the coding sequence ATGACGGAAAGAGTCGGCGTCATCGGCCTGGGGTATGTGGGCCTTCCAGTGGCCCTGGGTTTCGCGAGGCACTACCCGGATACCGTGGGTTTCGACGTCAGCGAGCGGCGCGTTCGCACCCTCGGGGAGGGGTGCGATCATACCGGCGAGGTCACACCGAACGAACTCGCTGCCGCTTCCGTGCGTTTCACCACGGACCCGGCGGATCTGCAGGGCGTCACCTTCTTCGTGGTGACGGTCCCCACCCCCATCGACGACAACCGCCAGCCCGACCTTCGCCCGGTGATGGCCGCCTGCGAAACCGTGGGCAGGGCGCTCTCGCCCGGGGCGGTGGTGGTGTTCGAATCCACCGTTTATCCGGGGGTCACCGAGGAAGTCTGCGGCCCCATTCTGGCGCGTGTTTCCGGTCTGGCGCAGGGCAGGGATTTCAAGCTGGGCTATTCCCCCGAGCGGATCAACCCGGGCGACAGCGAACATACCCTGGAGCGCATCGTGAAGGTGGTCTCCGGCGAGGATGATCAGACCCTGGCGCGCGTGGCCGAAGCCTACGGGCGGATCATCACCGCTGGCATCCACCGCGCGCCCTCCATCAAGGTGGCCGAGGCCGCCAAGGTGATCGAGAACACCCAGCGCGATCTCAACATCGCGCTGATGAACGAACTGGCCATGATCTTCAACCGGCTCGGCATCCGCTCCCGGGACGTGCTCGCCGCCGCCGCCACCAAGTGGAATTTCCTGCCCTTCAGTCCGGGACTCGTGGGGGGCCACTGCATCGGCGTCGATCCCTATTACCTCACCGCCAAGGCCAAGGCCGTGGGTTACTACCCCCAGGTGATCCTGGCCGGTCGGCGCATCAACGACGGCATGGGCCCCTACATCGTCCAGCACCTGGTCAAGATGCTCATCGGGCAGGACCGCCCCGTGAAGCACGGCAGGGTGGGCATCCTGGGTCTCAGTTTCAAGGAGAACGTCCCCGACCTGCGCAACTCGCGTGTGCCCGACATGGTCAGGGAGCTGCGCCAGTTCGGTATCGAGCCCATGATTCACGACCCGCTCGCCGACCCCGATGAGGCCCGTGACGAGTTTGGCCTGGAACTGTCTCCCCTGGAGGCCTTCCATGACCTGGACGGCCTGATCCTCGCGGTCACGCATCGCCCGTACCTCGAACTTGGCGCCCGGGGCCTGGCCGCCATGATGGTGGATGACGGCGTGTTCGTGGACGTGAAGTCGGCCATCGGCCCGGGCGACATGGGCGGGAAACTGCGTTACTGGAGTCTCTAG
- a CDS encoding DUF1902 domain-containing protein, giving the protein MATVIRINALWDPDAKVWAAESDDVPGLVTEADTIEALTEKLRVLIPELLEANGITPQTENDELPFEVIAERHDSVRLAS; this is encoded by the coding sequence ATGGCTACCGTCATTCGCATCAATGCCTTGTGGGATCCAGACGCAAAGGTCTGGGCCGCAGAAAGCGATGATGTGCCGGGCCTGGTGACCGAGGCGGATACCATCGAAGCTCTCACTGAAAAGCTGCGCGTACTCATCCCCGAACTACTGGAAGCCAATGGCATTACCCCGCAGACAGAGAACGATGAACTGCCGTTCGAAGTCATTGCGGAGCGCCACGATAGCGTCCGCCTGGCGAGCTGA
- a CDS encoding DUF4382 domain-containing protein gives MNFPKSRFTYVTAALVMGLSLLLGACGGGSGTGSSDTTGPTGNVAVLLTDAPTLLYDEIHVTITGIVLLPREDASDAEQVVLFEGEETIDILQLRDYADLFVVAEEVPIDDYEKVRLFISQVELVDNGTEPPSSVFATLPSGKIDLLPKEPLTVAEDQTLYLELDLDARNSLLITETGTGNLIFRPVVFVRVFEEDEGNGENGNGEENGLPEAVDNEEMETAGEDAPLLGVSGLVRLAEEDRVLVCPATAASETACVRLSLNDESPVFDTTGALVGPDALTEGARLIAMGLLERDPEDGRRVLEVLSITMGTRPTVGTRGGAAGGPVDENGHFVLRDGRTVALAPETPVVDNRGQPLGAEAIMDGQGLTFMGIVGGPSNPIPATLVILRGDDDDDDDGNGEAFGASPTNIRGELIAVENEDTLQVDVNGEVHWVQLEEGGQLVISGQGQVSDGALADLGDFDRVRIIAQGEQGESYFEAHRIVAITLGMNDQVVSDVGGGPPPHAGPPDHAGPPEHAGPPGSGD, from the coding sequence ATGAACTTCCCGAAATCCCGATTCACATACGTCACCGCGGCCCTGGTCATGGGCCTCTCGCTGCTGCTCGGTGCCTGTGGCGGAGGCTCGGGCACGGGCAGCAGTGACACGACCGGTCCCACCGGCAACGTGGCGGTGCTGCTCACCGACGCGCCGACCCTTCTCTACGACGAGATCCATGTCACCATCACCGGCATCGTGCTGCTGCCTCGCGAGGACGCCTCCGATGCGGAACAGGTCGTCCTGTTCGAAGGCGAAGAGACCATCGATATCCTGCAGTTGCGCGACTACGCGGATCTGTTCGTCGTCGCGGAAGAGGTACCGATCGACGACTACGAGAAGGTTCGCCTGTTCATCTCCCAGGTCGAACTCGTCGATAACGGCACCGAACCGCCGAGCAGCGTGTTCGCCACGCTGCCGAGCGGCAAGATCGACCTTTTGCCGAAGGAGCCGCTCACCGTGGCCGAGGATCAGACGCTCTATCTGGAGCTTGATCTCGACGCCCGGAATTCGCTGCTGATCACGGAGACCGGCACCGGAAACCTGATCTTCCGTCCGGTCGTGTTTGTCCGTGTCTTCGAGGAGGATGAGGGCAACGGCGAGAACGGAAACGGTGAAGAGAACGGGCTGCCGGAGGCCGTCGACAACGAGGAGATGGAGACCGCCGGGGAAGACGCGCCGCTGCTGGGCGTCAGTGGCCTGGTGCGTCTGGCGGAGGAAGACCGCGTGCTGGTCTGCCCCGCCACAGCGGCGTCCGAGACGGCCTGTGTGCGTCTCTCGTTGAACGATGAAAGCCCGGTGTTCGACACTACCGGCGCTCTGGTTGGTCCCGATGCCCTCACGGAAGGCGCGCGCCTCATCGCCATGGGTCTGCTTGAACGGGATCCGGAGGATGGCCGCCGTGTGCTGGAGGTGCTGAGCATCACCATGGGCACTCGCCCGACGGTAGGTACGCGTGGCGGCGCTGCCGGCGGTCCCGTGGACGAGAACGGTCACTTCGTGCTGCGCGACGGACGCACGGTGGCCCTGGCGCCGGAGACCCCCGTGGTCGACAACCGGGGTCAGCCGTTGGGCGCCGAGGCCATCATGGACGGGCAGGGCCTGACCTTCATGGGCATTGTCGGCGGTCCCTCGAATCCGATCCCGGCGACCCTGGTGATTCTGCGAGGTGACGATGACGATGACGATGACGGTAACGGCGAGGCTTTCGGCGCGTCTCCCACGAATATCAGGGGAGAACTGATCGCCGTGGAGAACGAAGACACCCTGCAGGTGGACGTGAACGGTGAAGTTCACTGGGTCCAGCTCGAGGAGGGCGGCCAGCTCGTGATCAGCGGGCAGGGCCAGGTGTCCGATGGTGCCCTCGCCGACCTGGGTGACTTCGACCGGGTGCGCATCATCGCCCAGGGCGAGCAGGGCGAGAGTTACTTCGAGGCGCACCGTATCGTGGCCATTACCCTGGGCATGAATGATCAGGTGGTGAGTGACGTGGGCGGTGGTCCGCCGCCCCATGCCGGGCCGCCCGATCATGCGGGGCCGCCGGAACACGCCGGTCCCCCGGGCTCGGGCGACTGA
- a CDS encoding tripartite tricarboxylate transporter TctB family protein: protein MKSDTEKHAGRDWSGLAAAAFCIGLAGYVLWVTEHYTRFGSIFPRTVAIVMIVVGVALIARVIAGLPPTPVTPIQSLWRPLALVGVGALWVVLIASIGFYPASVVGFICAGLLARFEPWTLRALTGFLVISVSVATIGYVIFAFALKVPFD, encoded by the coding sequence ATGAAGAGTGATACCGAAAAGCACGCCGGACGCGACTGGTCGGGCCTCGCGGCGGCGGCGTTCTGCATCGGTCTGGCCGGTTACGTGCTCTGGGTGACCGAACACTACACCCGGTTCGGTTCCATCTTCCCGCGCACCGTGGCCATCGTCATGATCGTCGTCGGCGTGGCCCTGATCGCGCGGGTGATTGCCGGTCTGCCGCCCACCCCGGTCACGCCGATCCAGTCCCTCTGGCGTCCCCTGGCGCTGGTGGGCGTGGGGGCCCTGTGGGTCGTGCTGATCGCCAGCATCGGCTTCTATCCCGCCAGCGTGGTGGGTTTCATCTGCGCGGGCCTGCTCGCCCGTTTCGAGCCCTGGACCCTGCGTGCGCTCACCGGGTTCCTGGTCATCTCGGTCAGCGTCGCCACCATCGGCTACGTCATCTTCGCCTTCGCCCTGAAAGTCCCGTTTGATTAA